The Sabethes cyaneus chromosome 3, idSabCyanKW18_F2, whole genome shotgun sequence DNA window CGATTTATGCAGAGCGTTTttttcatgttgggtatttttatcactgcgaccatttgtttgatctattgtgatatatcccccattttactatagctatgttgtcaagatgacgcaccactattagaagcgaccgtcattgtttaactaatagcatttgtccagtccggtgatatATTTCGAATAAAGTGCACtaccgtactgggaattgttctccaaatatcaaagggttctaacagctctctgtcgaagaaccttaatcttttattaaaaattaccggacatcggcataacaggtgttccgagtcttctttttctatgccacagaagcgacatatatcatcttgaagttttcccattagcttaagatgatagcggctcggacaatgccctgttattagaccagtatagatgcttagatctttctttgaaagcttCAGTATTTTGCGAttcatagaaatgtttggagagataaaccgtttcgactgcctagcattgaaagtgttaatCCAATTTGATTTCACTTTccttcagctccatttttaaagcagaagcagataggccgcaaaagggctcaggttctataaattgatgagaagatccgagtcttgcaagcgcatcagcagATGCAGAGCGTTGCCAGAAGGGACAATTTGGCAAAGAATCAACGAGCGCGGAACGAATTGCCGAATATCCCGAAAAAGAAAAAGCGCCAGCAAAAGGACAAATGAATGTTAGATATAACGGACATTAGGCACAATGACGCGTAATGTACGGAAGGTATAATGTaaggtaggcataatggacgataagcATGTTTGGCGCCAAATATCTTAGCCCAGTGATTATGCCAGCTTTCAGCCTGGTTGCCCTAGAATGTTTATCAATACACCGAAGCCAGAAAGTTATTGAACATAGTTAGTCAATTTTAGATGCTTTACTTCTATACTGGGCCGTTGCATTCAGTTAGAGATATTCATATAAACTTGAAGAGCTGTTTGCTCGAATGAAAAAACGCAACCAGAGTGTTTGACGCAAGAAAATTGAACATGCACTGAGTTTATCAGAGCTTTCTCAAAGCCGCTGATGATAAATACTTTTTCAAACAGCCAAGAGCCAGAGTGgctatcaagaatttctctccactggTACTCGGTTCTTGGGTACTCGTCGCAAactcgttgcgcgtctcgacacatgcaagtcggcttcaacctggtcatgAAGCGCGTTGGACCCATCTATTCTTGAGAACGGATTCCACTGCacagcagggttgccacatgcacagattattctgtgtttaacagatatttgaaagaaatcgcctgtacagaatctgtatgcatagaatacagattttcgccaaattgcacagattaaacagatttttgagcttttacatgagagtgaaagagacggaaatagtcagcaaaatgactctctatctctttcactctcattgttttgcattggacagatttttgcacagatatttttcctcgccgtacagattgtcagattttccaacaaaaaacacagaattatatgtggcatccctgctgcacagtcatccggcatccttgcgacatgggCGGCCCgccgtagtctcccaatttcgtcaggtgtacgatgggaatctctccaagtagtgcctgcatctcgtggttcatacgcctacgccactctccgctattcgtttgtactctgctaaaaatattttgcaaaacctTTCCTTCAAATACGGCGcggttttgtacatcatcagctctGTGTagtggcgtatgctccttgatcgaagggTCGTGCTCAGGGAAAACTagactcgacttccagcttccAGCTCTCCcaactcgtattattgtcggctgtAAGCgaggatcccaaatatacgaactcatcaaccacttccagttcattgctgtcaatagtcactgtccgtgggaggcaaacgttgctttctctggagcttcttcctaccatatatttggttttcgacgcattgattcaTAACCCAATCcacctagcctccgtttttagtctggcgtagattgcctccgccgtcccaaggtttctaataatgatgtcgaggtcatctgcaaagactaggagttgcctgctcttgctgaagatcgttccgcTCGTATCGATGCCCCTCGCTGGATTACACCTATAATAGTGATACTAAATAGcatacaggacagtctatcCTCTTACCGCAATCCTGTGCGCGATTCGAAATGACTCGAGAGTGCTCCAGACCCGcgcactcgctccagggtagctttgatcagccgcgtcagtttatccggaaaaccggaatcgtgcattatctgccatagctgtttgcgtttAGCTGTATCGTTtgctgccctaaaatccacgaaaatatgatgcgtgggcacgttgtactcccgtacATTTGTACATGTCTGGagcatttgtcggagagtaaaaatttgatgcgtagtagcacgggcccccagtTGGCGTAGATGCGTAGTAGCACGCTTCCCAGTtggctagtcgtcgtatgttcgaatcttggctgggagaggctgttagaatcaataggatcgtagcaactggtcctgcgattgtcctgtattctaacagctggttgcgaagtctgtcgtataaaaagcagaaggtcaagtttcgataacggaatgtagcacctaggctttgcatttagcacgggcccccatcaagcccacctgatactggcctacgaattcttttgctTTTGGGGATAGACAACGCAACAAAACCTGGCAGAGCACCTTGTAATTACAGCACCGcggtaattgcagcaatctaGTTGGTTGCCCTTTTTTGTAGATTGGACAGAccgcaccttccatccactcctccgatagtttctcctccttccaaaCCCTTTATCCAGCGAAGTGCCAtcgctagcggttcttggccatttttattgagctctgccgggagtcggtgcTTTCCGgctgctctattattcttcagcagacgaatttctcgccggatctcttcgagatcgctTGTAGGCActtcgaggttaacttccgttgcgtctcctgctgctatatcgccgtggaagtgttcatcgaaatactgcttccaccagtcgaccacctcgcactcgtttgtgattagatcccctccctcgtccctacacatgtcaggtttaggtatgtagtccttgcgagtttggttcaccttctcataaaattaGCGCGTGTCATTAGTCCGGAATAGTTGTACTACCTTCCCAGGCCACAACTCgaattaaaaaaaggatgggccaagataagataatttaatatacttttatgtcgttttggatttttttttcggataAGCTCACGaccgccaatccatggtaccgcaattcatattttttttcgaatgttCAAGTGGCCGTAGGTGAGGGGAGAAAAGGGTCCCAcatgtaaacaaaattgtaaattcttcttctttttcttcttcaccagcatagagccggggtgggtcgtgctgtttcaagcactcgtctccattcaactccgtcttgggccactcgtcgccaatttcctagttgtctcagaagtcgcaaatcgctttcgacctgatcgagccatcgtgcacgttgggcccccctgttcctggtgccggtggggttgttgaagaggactattttcgtcgcactgtcgtccggcgtccttacgacgtgtccggcccaccgtagtctgttaactttcgctagatgtacgataggagtctccccaagcagtgcctgtagctcgtgattcatacgcctccgccactctccgctttcagtttgtactccgccaaatatcgtccgcagcactttccgctcaaacatggCAAAGGCGcgtgtgtcctccgtaagcagcgtcacggcttcaagtccataaagaactaacggtctaataatggttttgtacattgttagcttcgtgcggcggcgtatgcttcctgatcgtagcgttttacgaagggtaaagtaggcccgatttctcgcttggatgcgccgctggatctccttactagtgttgttgtcagtCACcagcggtcaccagcgatcccaaatacacgaactccttcTAGTTCAACTTATAACTTGACTTTTttgcttaacgtaagaacaacttaatacgaacaaacaagacacatcacttatggttcttacaaaacattaaaattacctttttcgctaaccggtttcgggtttaATCCAACCCATCTACGGAGCGGTGGTCGACTGCATACGCATTGTGATTTGTTGTCTGCTACAGATTCAATTTCGTCAGTTGGAAGAGAGGCGATGAGATGAGCGCCTCATCTTCATTCATTAAAAGTCGATCGGCGGTGCTGATGTACATCGATTCCCACGCATTTAAATGAGaggattttctcacattttttagCAGCTTTGCGTTCCCCCAATCAATTTCATGTTGGAGGCAGATAGAATGCATCGCTACACTCGAATCATTGGTCCTTTCATTTTCCACAGCTTTTTTATGTTCTTTTAGCcgagttttaaattttcgacgGGTTTGTCCGATATACACCGCTGGGCAATCCTTACAGGGGATTTCGTAGATACCCGACCGTTCTTCGGGCGGAACTTTGTCCTTTTGATTGTTTAGAAGCTCCTGTAATGTATTACCGCTTTTATGAACCACATGGAAGCCGTGCCGCTTGAGAATTTTCCTAATGTGGTTCGTCACTTTAGGGTAAAATGGTAAACTGATTCTGTGGATTTGCTCTTTTTCCGGCTGTAAAGTGGTGGTGTCTTGACGCTGTTTTTTACGGATATGTTTACCGATTATCTTATCCACAAAACTCTTGTCGTACCCATTTAATTCAGCCGCTTTCTGAATTTTTTGGCTTTCGGCTGCAAAGTCCTCCCTCTCCATGGGTATATTGACCAGGCGGTGCGCCATAGAGTGAAAGGCTGCTTGTTTTTGGGCCCCGAAGTGATTCGAGTCCGTAGTAATGTAGCGGTCTGTAGATGTTGGTTTGCGGAAAATGCTGAACTTCAGAGTATTGTCTTCCTTTCTGGTAATCAGCAGGTCCAAAAATGGTAACTTTCCATCTACTTCTCGCTCcacagtaaatttaattttttgatgtaCATCAGCACCGCCGATCGACTTTTAATGAATGAAGATGAGGCGCTCATCTCATCGCCTCTCTTCCAACTGACGAAATTGAATCTGTAGCAGACAACAAATCACAATGCGTATGCAGTCGACCACCGCTCCGTAGATGGGTTGGATtaaacccgaaaccggttagcgaaaaaggtaattttaatgttttgtaagaaccataagtgatgtgtcttgtttgttcgtgtccttctagttcgtcgccgtcaacggttaccgtccgtgggaggcgcgcgtttgtttcctttgagcctcttcctttcatgtatttggttttcgacgcatttatttttagcccaattctcctagactccgctttcagtctggcgtagattgcctccgtcgtcgcaaagttcctggcaatgatatcgaagtcatctgcaaagtctagaagttggctactcttggtaaaaatcgtgcctctcgtttcgatgcccgctcgtcggatcaccccctcaagagcgatgttgaacagcatgcaggatagaccgtcaccttgtctcaaccctcgccgcgtctcgaagggactcgagagtgtcccagagatgcgtacgaaacacatcactcgatccaatgtagctctgatcagtcgcgtcagtttgtccggaaaaccgtatccggaaaacaaaattgtaaatattagtataaaaagcaatgtttagaatgcaaaaaaacgAATCAGTTcccctttcgcgttatcgagataAAAATATTGGAAATAAGGCCAAAAATGTGATATAAAAgatactatgcccccttaagtatTTAAAGTATAAGTATTTTAGTTTTAGCATGTTGCCACCATAtataagttataagtaaaattaCCTGCGCCGCATAGAAATcacttttcaccattttttccCAATGTTTACTTTTTGTGTTGTCAGATATTTTGAGCCGCTATTGAAAGAGAAACGCGTCGACCAGGGGGTTCGTCACaagcatattaaaattgtatgccggcaaagtatttttattagcgAGAGAAAAGGATAATAGGCTGAATTTTGAAACATGTGGAAAATACCCTCCTGTACTTTACCTTTAAAGGAATTTGAAATGAGACAAGCTTTGCAATTATCAATATGTTCCATTATTATGTAAATATTTATCATCATTGAGTTATTTTAATTGTGAATTGgtcaaatgcttttcaaaatacACACAATAATTTGAAAGGAATGGTCAGATTTCGATGGTAGCTTTTTTTAAAGAATGTTTTAATAAGTTCCTGCAGGGACGATCCTCACGCATGAGTCATCTCCTTGTCTGTGGCGCTTGAGGTGTCAATTTCATAACAGCTCTCCACTTTTTATACACTCCGCTGGTGTACATCTCTAATTATGCTGAGCGAGAGAATTGATTTATTTTCTCTGAGAGACCGTGTTAGATCATGTTTTACTTTTACGCATCCATTCATGTTTGGCTTTGGTTGGTGCCTGGTGCTTCGGTCGCCTCTAACTAAAGCCGAGCTCTAGCGTGTGCGAATGTATGCATGCAGGAAtccaatgaaaaacaaaaacaaaactgtGGGAATGTTGAAAAACCTCAACGAAAGCAATCGGATACATAACAAACTTTAAAACATTATCATTTATCAACGCCCTAGAGAGGCTGTAAAACATAAATAACCATAATAGCAAATTAAGTTTGCGTTCTAAATTTGAGGAAACATAAACAACATTGCTTGGGTTGCACATTCGTTAGTGTGCGTGCGCCTGTATCGAGGTACAAACCACCACTTTTATCGCTATGGGACTTTTTGCGTTTCGGTGATACAAAGGCTTCTAGCATTTATTTCTACAAACAGAAGCCGCTCGACTTAAAATTAACTGAACTTATTTGCATGACATGGGCAACTATCGTAGTAAAAATCAATTTACTGCCTCGTAAAAAGCAATTGTCGGTACTTTATGAATCAAACCGTGCTTGGTGCAGAGCGTCACGCGAATTTTATGAGTACGAGAATGTTTGTCTGTCTATTTACAGTTTTGAGCCCCTGAAGTACCCTAAATGGGTACTAAGCTGTTGACCCGGGCAGATCTAGAATCAATGCACAATGACGTGCTACATTGCCACACACTAACTTTTTGCCGTTTATTCCTAAAAAGCAATAACTTactgaaaaaaatgaaagtgtATTGCGTATACTGCAGCAGACAGGATCAGTTGCCAGAATCAAAGGTAGATGTCGTGTAGTACATAACCCCGATGTTGCGTCGTCGTTACTAAATCTATGTGTATTTCTGATTGAAACCAGGGCTCTCTTGAGAAAAATGGTTGGAGGAGAGTTGAAAAAAGAGTTTTAGTCGTTTTTGCCGTAGTTTCGCCGTTATACGAAGAAGAGAGCAAAAATTCCTATACTTTTCGCACACGCGAACACGACGCGACTCTCGGTCAAGGTTTCTCTGCTGCCAGTCAGTAGAGGTTTTAGATGTAGCTTGTTGGAATTGTATATATTATCGTCACGATTCTACTTTTCGAAAGCATATTGGTGCACCGTCTCATAAAGTCATAACAAAGGATGAAGGGAAATACCGTTTcaagattttttctttatttatagAAGTTATAAGCAGTTTCATGTTTGCTAGTTTTGGGCAATTAGTTCATTAcaaatgttttataaagttaTTGTCCTTAACGTTTaaacacgcgtcattgatttctgggatttcaaaagcagtttttatgctagACACAAAAGATATCCAAAAagttccaaaaacttcagacaaaagTGTATCGTGTatgttcacgaaaattgatCATAGCGTTCTTTCATCTGTTAGACGCTCAGAACGCTTCAGAAGTCAAGAACACATGTTTGTACCTTAAGATGTAAAGCAACAAAAGGAAGAGGGGCGGGGGTgaaaaatcaatgatttttttttttgaaaaaggcATTAACAGGAAATtaacagtcattaacttttcgtcggagagcccaatttcggaagcggtttttgggctcaaaactgtggttctgtttatagaaatgtattcactgcattcttcttgtcgatctgaacacaacgaatatattttcatgaacagaatttttgtttcaaacaaaaaaatgcaTTTCAAAAGCAAAATCAATGACGACACATTTCACCTTAATATTTAGacgtttttatttaaagtttattcGCGAAAACCAAAACAATTTCAACCACTCCAGTAGAAATAActatcaaactgtcaaattttaactagaaagttaaaaatttctcgAAATCGTTTACAGCCTAAGTCATAAAACCTGAGGGATCACCCCTTAAACGATAGCTTAGTAGGTCACAAAACAACAAAGCTTTTCTAGAGCGAAAATATTGattgacgcgatttaggggtacagttggatttcgaatttggcaacaaatgcgtttcacctatgttgccaaaatcgaaaccgtgccaaaatcgagacccttttttggtatgaaaaaattgaatgtaaatgcgttagaaattgactaaatgttattaatcaacgattgcaactttttttgttcacaaaatccgccaagagctatccgtcaggtggaagtaagtttttggcgacctgaggtaagacgtagtcctactgcaataaaaatattattgttcaaaacattctataacagcaaaccatttttcatgaacactcttagggcaatattttttcgtcattttaagtatgtatgcggaaactgactgaaatttaagcatatttttggaagtaaaatattttgtgttgccaaaaacggatatttgtgttgccaaaattgaggcatgccaaaatcgaaccatgccaaagtcgaaatcccactgtaacaGATTTGAGTTTTGAAAAAAGGCATTTTTTGGAATATGTActttcgaaaaaatatttttaaaatattaaagtaggtgaaacaagatATCCAACTATTTTTCATACAGTCATGAAACATagcaaaaatatgatgaaaattttacgagaaaaacaataaaagacgacaaaaatacgacgaaaatatCATGGAAATGCGATGAATATCATGAATGAAAAATCACCTGAATAGCGACAAAAAACTCGACAGACACGTTCAAAAACCATCAAGAAGAAGGCAACAAACGACGAAAGAATGACTAAAAGTCTTGCCAATAAACAGAAcagcaaaaaataatgaaagtACAACAATAAAAATTGGTAAACAGCGACAAAAGCTGATTACTAGTTGccaaaaaagcagaaaagacAACAAGATGGTAAAAATGTGGCATCAAGATGGCAATAAGgaaaattataccgaaaaaaaaataaaaagcacGACAAAAGGATGTTTAAGAAAcgccaaaaagacgacaaaatatgcaaaaaagaagacgaaaaatcaagacaacattttttattgtcttGATAACAAACAGAATaacaaaaaagtgatgaaaatacaacaaaaatcaCCAAATCACGACAAAAGATGAGGAAAAGTTAACaaaaaaatacgaagaaaacacgacaaaaaaggTAAGAAACCGTAAAAAAGCGAAAGCTAAAAACAAATgccaaaaacgacaaaaatacgaaaagatggcaaaaatgcAACAGCGAGATGACAAAATGAGGACGAATGCAAAGAAAAGATAccctcaaatctcgttttacgtccactatggGGGGACGTAAAATCGGTCGTAAACAGAGAGGACGTTAACTCAAATTgtgaacgtaaaacgagaggatgtcaattcaaatttcggacgtataACGAAattacgtaaaatgaatggacgtaaaaagagattctggTGTACCAAAATCATCGTAAAAAGAAGATAAACAGGTGCCGAAAAGACAGTAAATATTAGACACGAAATTGACGAAGAAGCAGCAAAAAACAgcgaaaagacgacggaaagatgacgaaaaagtgatgacagGTAGACGAaaagatatcaaaaaatgacgaaaacatgaaaaaaatgacGCAGTACCACCCATTGGATTGTTTGAGGGATTGCTATATAAGTGCTATAAATTGTATCATACAGGTATTTGTTGCCTACCGTAAATAGGATACACAAAGGCAGGAAATAGAATTGCTGGCCTAAAATAGTTGACGCAAGCTAATCATTGATCTAGTGTATACGTCAAACTTAAAAGCGTTttattaaggggttatatacagttagaatttttgaaaaatcgatGTTCTGTTTATATCATGATCGTAATGTATATTTTagtatgcacacagaaaattttataccaatccggcaaatattaacgaagttaAACGTATATTTGTAACGACGTGTCAGAGCGATTGCAGAAGTAACGCGAAACTTTGAACACGCGTTTCTCAAAAccgtgttttcaaagtcggtgagcaagatttctcgaaaacggctgaaccgaatcacttAAAATTTTGACACAAGTGTTCTAGGATATATTCTAGTTTAATCGACGGTTTTTCCTCGCCGATTAATATTGCTtattttatggacaatttaagagcaaaatttaccccaaatttttgtttttatgtttaacaagccgcaatttcgtcaaaaatgattatagtgctaaatccttcgatcaatctattgataatatattttatcaccgatacctttttggtttttcggttttcgatgattcagtccaaagatatcgtgcttaccgcaagacgccttattttagaagagttcTAGCAGATTAACTGTAGCAgctatttaaataacttttttcaaaaataaaatacggcCAAAAGCTACTGTAAGATGTATAGAAATTCtcactttaatcagttaaagggttttctctagaattttttttagaaaaatccgCTTTTTTAAGCctcctaactgtatataaccccttaatacTGAAATGCATTCAACTATTTGGTATATGTTAGCTAacaaattggtatgaaaaacttataTTAAATAAATAGAGTTTCAACATGATTCATGAATATTGTTGAGACTGCCGCTGAATAAGCTGAAAATAGGTCATCTACTTTAATGTCATTTTACTGAGATTATGTCGTTTTTTTACAGTAATTTTCAGCCAAATTGTATATTTAC harbors:
- the LOC128740552 gene encoding uncharacterized protein LOC128740552 encodes the protein MEREDFAAESQKIQKAAELNGYDKSFVDKIIGKHIRKKQRQDTTTLQPEKEQIHRISLPFYPKVTNHIRKILKRHGFHVVHKSGNTLQELLNNQKDKVPPEERSGIYEIPCKDCPAVYIGQTRRKFKTRLKEHKKAVENERTNDSSVAMHSICLQHEIDWGNAKLLKNVRKSSHLNAWESMYISTADRLLMNEDEALISSPLFQLTKLNL